The Mytilus galloprovincialis chromosome 3, xbMytGall1.hap1.1, whole genome shotgun sequence genomic interval tcgtatgaagtgtgttatctcccttgattatcagttattcctgtaaaccggagtgataattacataacaaagactgtattgtgtcatgtttacttacagctAAAACTATTATGTTATAAGTTTATGCctttttcaattcataaacaaattcctttcggatctctcaggggtgtaaacaaagttagaattgtgcctaaaaaaagtgttcagccccgtgccagtaatgcattttaaaagcgaaaatttcattgagtattTGCTGGTATTTATCTATAATGGTTATCTAAAATCATCTGGGatatctaggtataaataaaaaaatactaaccatcattttcaccCTTTTTccgggtgtacaaggtgaaatcatccatagatCACTCTGAAAACTTCTGATTAATCTTTTTGTAAattggctcaatatctttaattgtttttacataggcggtaatggtaactttttttcctgtagctcagtccatatcgtaaacttggatatgtatgatagctcgtttcgaagctgtgacattttcacatatgtggttaaattttcggggtacgaagtgagattactttttccgtaaattagcaaaccccgaacatccttttgtgatacggctccttgtggtaaaatatcccctttttaacacaataagttctttgaaaatttaatactttgaacacattcaatagctccatagtttttacacatttattctatgttcctctactttcctaatcaccacaaataattaagttcagtcatttgttaaaaatagaaacatgtccaatatcactacacagagattttttctttacacgtgactattgagttcctcatttcgaggcgcattagggatgttgtcccaccTTTTGTCTGGATAAAGATGGATTGATATGGCTGAGAAACATGCGTTAGATAAGGCACAGTTGTCAAGTGACCTTTATTGACCAATACtaacattataaatatttgtaaatacatgtatgttataaaataaaataaaaacagctAGTATTTATCAATTAATATAAATAGATCAGTCttcacaaatgaaaaacaaaagttattTGTTATTTATCCATAAGTTCATTTTGTTTCAAACTAATGTTGGTAGTGCACACCGTGGTTGAAAAATTACGTATGACTAACAACAATGAACAATAAtgtgtatttatatataatttattgttacTATGGTAAAAAGTATTCAGCTTTTCATTAATTTTGCTCCCTTCTTTTTCAGGTCAGAAGTTTGAAGCTCATCGTGTAGTACTGGTATCCTGTTCTGACTACTTCAGGTCAATGTTTACCAGTGGAATGAAAGAAAGTACACAGAAAGAAATAGAATTACGAGGAATAACAAGTAAAGGGCTGGACAAAACATTAGAAATAATCTACACATCAACCACTTCTTTGGAAGGGGATGATATATTTGATGTGATAGCTGCTGCCACTCATTTGCAAGTCACTCCAGTTATCGAATTTTGTGAGAGAAACTTTCTAAGTGGAATGAATACAactaatttttacgattttattAATACGGCTAAATTGTATAGTATGAACAATGCATTGAAGCAAATTGATGTATTCATAGCCAGAAATTTAATGCATATATCAAAGGAAGGTACGTTACATTTACTGACTAATGAACAAATGGTAAACTGTCTGAACAGTGATCAATTAGGTCTGAAGGAGATCGACATTTTCCATATAACGTGGGAGTGGTTCCTTCTCAACAGTAACCAGGAAGATCAAGCTATAGAACTAATGAAATTGATACGATTTCCAATGATAAATCCTGCTGACTTAGTGCAGACAGTTCAAAGGGTTGATATGATGATGACCAACCCAGAGCTGCGGCAAATGGTACTTAGTGCTCTTAACTATCATGTAGTTCCTCATTCACAACCGTTAGAAAAAACATTTAATGTCCAGTTACGTAGCTTTGTCGAGAGATTAGTCAGCGTGGGTGGTAGGGAAATTCATCCCAACCCTGGGCTGCATGATGAAATTCTTGTGTTTGATTCTAAAATAACGTCTAATAGTTTATTAAATAGGACCGAGTTAGCTTCCCTTCCAAGTGCACTTAGTCATATGCAGGTTGTAGTATATAATAACTTCTTATATGTGTTGGGTGGCTGTACCACACAGTGTGCACACGGAGAATCAGCCGTAAATTCTGTGTTACGTTATGATCCTCGTTTTGATACATGGTTTCAGGTGTGCCCCATGATTAATAAGAGAGCTTACTTCTTTGCTGGAGTATTGAACGATAGAATTTACACTGTAGGAGGAAAATTTAAAGATGGCAGCCTAGCTACTGCGGAAGCTTACAATCCTACTGATAACATTTGGGAACCAATCTCTCCTATGCCGATGTCATATCATGCTCATGCTGGGGCGGTGTATGGGAACTTTATCTATATCTCAGGTGGATATAGTGGAAATCATTTTACCCCCGACATGCAGCGCTATGACCCGGCCACGAATCAATGGGAGGATATGGCAGCCATGTTAACCCAGAGAGGATGGCATGTGATGTGTGCAGCTCAGGATAAACTGTATGTGTTCGGAGGGTGTAATCTAAATGTTAACCAGCAAGCTATGCCTGTGATGCAGTCAGAGTGTTACGACCCATTGACTGATCAGTGGACAATTATTGCTCCGTTATCTGTTTCACACAAAGAAGCGTCTTGTGTAGTATATAATGATCATATCTATGTGTTAGGCGGTTACAAtgttcagacaaaaactggtcagAAACTTGTATCGCGATATGACTTGTATACTGGAATCTGGGAAACGGTTGGTGCTCTGCCACGAAGTCTAACTGGAGTCGGTTATTGTACATTAAAACTGCCAGCATACAACATCGATGAAGTTGATTAAATTGTATGATTTTCAAGTTGTTTAACAagtttaagggggtagacctggGTTAAGGGGAAACAATTCTTTTGTTGGTTGTGTGTTTGTATAAGGTTTTTGAAGCTTTTTGAATCTTTACTTATTCATGAAAATGATAGTCAAAAACACTTCagtgatttttatacgaccgcaaaatttgaaaaatttttcgtcgtatattgctatcacgttggcgtctgcgtcgtcgtcgtcgtccgaatacttttagttttcgcactctaacttgagtaaaagtgaatagaaatctatgaaattttaacacaaggtttatgaccacaaaaggaaggttgggattgattttgggagttttggtcccaacattttaggaattaagggccaaaaagggcccaaataagcattttcttggttttcgcactataactttagtttaagttaatagaaatctatgaaattttgacacaaggtttatgaccacaaaagaaaggttggtattgattttgggagttttggttccaacagtttaggaattagggg includes:
- the LOC143069499 gene encoding kelch-like protein 9 is translated as MNQVDCSATKKLKLSNMAEEIAQDSPAIEVCRVEERPEHGMMILQGLNKLKNDKILCDVTLIAEGQKFEAHRVVLVSCSDYFRSMFTSGMKESTQKEIELRGITSKGLDKTLEIIYTSTTSLEGDDIFDVIAAATHLQVTPVIEFCERNFLSGMNTTNFYDFINTAKLYSMNNALKQIDVFIARNLMHISKEGTLHLLTNEQMVNCLNSDQLGLKEIDIFHITWEWFLLNSNQEDQAIELMKLIRFPMINPADLVQTVQRVDMMMTNPELRQMVLSALNYHVVPHSQPLEKTFNVQLRSFVERLVSVGGREIHPNPGLHDEILVFDSKITSNSLLNRTELASLPSALSHMQVVVYNNFLYVLGGCTTQCAHGESAVNSVLRYDPRFDTWFQVCPMINKRAYFFAGVLNDRIYTVGGKFKDGSLATAEAYNPTDNIWEPISPMPMSYHAHAGAVYGNFIYISGGYSGNHFTPDMQRYDPATNQWEDMAAMLTQRGWHVMCAAQDKLYVFGGCNLNVNQQAMPVMQSECYDPLTDQWTIIAPLSVSHKEASCVVYNDHIYVLGGYNVQTKTGQKLVSRYDLYTGIWETVGALPRSLTGVGYCTLKLPAYNIDEVD